The Chryseobacterium sp. G0186 genome includes the window TGTGTATTACACCAAACTTGATGAAGAACGGGAGGGAAAAGGATATGCCAAGCTGTTATTGGATGAGTTGGTACGGTATGCAGAGGAAGAAGATTTGCTTGTAGACCCGGAATGCGATTTTGTTCGCCAGCAATTTGAAAATCACCCTAGCCGATATAAAGACATCTGGCATGCCTGATCAGTCTTCCCACCAGACTGTAAATTGTTGATTTGAGTCGTTCAGATTAACCACTTCTCCAATCATTGGGGTAAGAATGTTCAGTTCTTTTTCTTTTCCAAGGCTTGTTATCTTTTGTAAAGGTTCATTCCAAGGATGAAGAGCCAATGCAAATTTGGCAGCATGAACCGGAATTATCTTTTTAGCATTAATATCAACGCCTACCTGAATAACATCTTCAGGTAAGGTGTGAATATACCTCCATGCATCTCCATATTGTCCATTTTCAAGGATTGCATAATCGAAAGGTCCATATTTTTCACCTATCATCTTAAAATGGGAATCATAACCACTGTCTCCACCCAAAAAGATTTTCTTTGTTGGGGTTTCCAATACATACGAAGTCCAAAGAGTATCATTTTGCTTTATCCTCCTGCCTGAAAAGTGTCTTGCCGGCGTAAAGGTGATTTTGATATTGTTCTTTAATTGTACTTCTGTATCCCATTCTTCTTCAATAAGCTGATCCTCTTTATATCCCCATCTTTCCAAATGCGCTCCTACTCCCAATGGAACAATAGCCATTTTTGTACGGTCTTTGATGGATGCCACTGTTGGATAATCTAAGTGATCAAAATGATCATGAGAAATGACCAGATAATCCAGATCCGGAATATCTTCGGATTTAAAAAGGTCTGAACCTTTAAAAGCTTTATTAAAATATTTAAACGGGGAACCATACAAACTCAAAACGGGATCGATAAGAAAAGATACTCCGTCTGTCTGTAAATAATAGGATGAATGCCCCAGCCAAACGAAAACATCAGTGTTTTTATCCAGTTTTTTTAAATCGGTATCAATTGATGGGATTGCTTTTAAAGGTTTCAGTAATGGATGTTTTTTACCAAAAAGAAAATCAAAGGTAACTTTTGACATTTTATACCCCTCAGCAATAGATGGTGTATAGCTGATATTCTGAAACTGTTTATTCTTATAAAACTTTGACTGCTTAATACGCTCTAACCGCTTTCCCTTAGGCACTCCACCAAATGCTCTCCCGTTTATCACGATAAAATAGGTGATCACCAACAGTGCTGCCATTGCAATAATCCAATACATCATTTGTAAAAAAATAGTCATCAAAGGTATCAACTTTTAGCTTTACATGGAAATACGGAAAGGTTGTCTTCATATTTTTAACTAAATTTACCATGTGTTTCGGAAAATTTA containing:
- a CDS encoding GNAT family N-acetyltransferase, which translates into the protein MENIKFTVSPYQDELQILIDGEKAGYMSIKIDGRLLIVYYTKLDEEREGKGYAKLLLDELVRYAEEEDLLVDPECDFVRQQFENHPSRYKDIWHA
- a CDS encoding MBL fold metallo-hydrolase; the encoded protein is MTIFLQMMYWIIAMAALLVITYFIVINGRAFGGVPKGKRLERIKQSKFYKNKQFQNISYTPSIAEGYKMSKVTFDFLFGKKHPLLKPLKAIPSIDTDLKKLDKNTDVFVWLGHSSYYLQTDGVSFLIDPVLSLYGSPFKYFNKAFKGSDLFKSEDIPDLDYLVISHDHFDHLDYPTVASIKDRTKMAIVPLGVGAHLERWGYKEDQLIEEEWDTEVQLKNNIKITFTPARHFSGRRIKQNDTLWTSYVLETPTKKIFLGGDSGYDSHFKMIGEKYGPFDYAILENGQYGDAWRYIHTLPEDVIQVGVDINAKKIIPVHAAKFALALHPWNEPLQKITSLGKEKELNILTPMIGEVVNLNDSNQQFTVWWED